The following coding sequences are from one bacterium SCSIO 12741 window:
- a CDS encoding WG repeat-containing protein has product MKNLSTVLVLIFVLALTPQASAQEQEFKVKELTRTPFVGQSLEFAIISYHCEKPFIGLATQQGKELLAPIYYNLKQVTIQHEEFYLVIDSADAFLLDMDGNRLDIPAQVPVLPVSDDLQANSYNYPYYGFQEGGAGDFYYSQLWEYPDGALADRYLKELANLRSKKVLVFDKPLKAWNRHFKSGRLWVETEAYNYVFDSTFQLLYQTDQKIIDVFEHHLSVMDPELYDERLWHSFLRSEHPHHRAFLIGYDTRPNKALIDFDGNPILPPEYEAFSVFYEESGEPVIWAKKGEGHWVMDKQGNTKAGPFILGNAPRPEAYMDFIKRKKKYKPEYLFTDYKYKEIRCLSSLDHPLSGSLVFQDPESGKLGFVSKHGEVQLDPTYDSFYHFRYPYRKMPANYGVSEVTYTGYYHSPWLFTPLPDIPIKVVIGDTLFGVWSGTTPNPPMYRAMDIEQLKSKGGGLYALGRYPKVFIDQQGRPFKNKPEAGMTLLNDSLIKLHWEDREEIYLHVDTGWAMLVEADQLSYLTSRIQIRQLRPGRHVFQSGINRILVEDSGRVKLFDIPTKNYVNPAFPIHRIPGDLDVVYAIELVQNAGFYGYNVAAKMLVDSGFTILKNQVRSVMALKHGYLIQTWGDTGPKLYDADFNLRTDVPQLFGRRSGNLIVVYKDSYSGVFDLSTEKVVVAANRSEAIHFYSNKYFGQANILYDDQGTRIMQGVQDAKVYGTGLLIQKAGRWGYYQDGVFRIPVSYTNIRDQGSFLALENQDSIEVYSYPEKRITTSGEELIPIQFGHRTYIKNYLLGRDSLYRVLDYKGVPRCGWLTEDTLINNSAWLQIVMEEYRRPQNLPEISYIAKSHFFANYLFRGSMISSGFQKGKESLVSFTDVKKHGRRLYETQRIWEGGMQIIKLDDVLKVDTNLQQQLITRLQAHTRRNGRQEMVCFPKEQMDLILNSFSVNEKGLYFHYDDSDRWSANQLSVRLQVDFADLQEWIRDDSIIWQFLDRSKSLHSNH; this is encoded by the coding sequence TTGAAAAACCTCTCCACCGTCCTCGTTCTCATCTTCGTCCTCGCCCTGACACCCCAAGCGTCGGCTCAGGAACAAGAATTCAAGGTTAAGGAACTAACACGGACTCCATTCGTCGGGCAATCGCTCGAGTTTGCCATCATCAGTTACCACTGCGAAAAGCCTTTCATAGGGTTAGCCACGCAGCAGGGAAAAGAACTTTTGGCGCCCATTTATTATAACCTCAAGCAGGTTACCATTCAGCATGAGGAATTCTACTTAGTCATAGATTCTGCCGATGCTTTTCTCCTCGATATGGACGGCAATCGGTTGGATATTCCGGCTCAAGTTCCCGTTTTGCCTGTATCTGATGACTTACAAGCGAACTCTTACAATTATCCTTACTACGGTTTTCAGGAAGGAGGAGCAGGAGATTTTTACTACAGCCAATTATGGGAGTATCCGGATGGGGCTTTGGCGGATCGCTATTTAAAGGAATTGGCCAACCTTCGTTCTAAAAAGGTGTTGGTTTTTGACAAGCCACTCAAGGCTTGGAATCGGCATTTTAAATCGGGTAGGCTGTGGGTAGAAACGGAAGCCTACAACTACGTTTTTGATTCCACTTTCCAGTTGCTATACCAGACGGATCAGAAGATCATTGACGTGTTTGAGCACCACCTATCGGTCATGGATCCTGAGCTCTATGATGAGCGCCTTTGGCATAGCTTTTTGCGCAGTGAACATCCACATCATCGAGCGTTTCTAATAGGCTACGATACCCGGCCCAATAAAGCCTTGATTGACTTTGATGGAAATCCCATTCTTCCACCGGAGTATGAAGCGTTTTCGGTTTTCTACGAAGAATCTGGAGAGCCTGTTATTTGGGCTAAAAAAGGTGAAGGCCATTGGGTAATGGATAAGCAGGGCAATACCAAGGCGGGACCATTTATTTTGGGTAATGCTCCTCGACCAGAGGCCTATATGGACTTTATAAAGCGCAAAAAGAAGTACAAGCCGGAGTACCTGTTTACGGATTATAAATACAAAGAAATCCGCTGCCTGTCTTCCTTGGACCACCCACTAAGCGGCTCTCTTGTTTTTCAGGATCCGGAATCGGGGAAGTTAGGATTTGTCAGCAAGCATGGTGAGGTACAGTTAGACCCCACTTACGACAGCTTTTATCATTTCCGCTACCCGTATCGAAAAATGCCGGCTAACTACGGCGTCAGCGAAGTGACTTATACCGGGTACTACCATAGCCCCTGGCTTTTTACACCACTCCCTGATATACCTATCAAAGTGGTCATTGGGGATACTCTATTTGGAGTTTGGTCGGGCACCACTCCAAATCCACCCATGTATCGAGCTATGGACATCGAGCAATTGAAGTCGAAGGGTGGAGGGCTTTATGCTTTGGGCAGGTATCCGAAGGTGTTTATTGATCAACAAGGAAGGCCTTTTAAGAATAAACCGGAAGCCGGGATGACTCTTTTAAACGACAGCTTAATCAAACTCCATTGGGAAGATCGTGAGGAGATCTACTTACACGTCGATACGGGTTGGGCCATGTTGGTTGAGGCGGATCAATTGAGTTACTTAACCTCCAGAATTCAAATCAGGCAACTAAGACCTGGGCGTCATGTTTTTCAGTCCGGGATAAACCGCATATTGGTGGAAGATTCGGGCCGGGTAAAGTTGTTTGATATCCCGACTAAAAACTATGTCAATCCTGCCTTTCCCATTCACCGGATACCGGGTGATCTCGACGTGGTTTATGCTATTGAATTGGTTCAGAATGCAGGGTTTTATGGGTACAACGTGGCTGCCAAAATGCTGGTGGATAGCGGTTTCACTATTCTCAAAAATCAGGTTCGATCGGTGATGGCTTTGAAGCATGGATACTTGATTCAAACCTGGGGGGATACGGGACCAAAATTGTATGACGCTGATTTCAATCTTCGTACCGATGTCCCTCAATTGTTTGGAAGGAGGAGTGGAAATTTAATAGTAGTATACAAGGACAGTTATTCAGGGGTTTTCGACCTGAGTACGGAAAAGGTAGTCGTAGCGGCAAATCGAAGCGAAGCGATCCATTTTTACAGCAATAAATACTTCGGTCAGGCTAATATTCTCTATGATGATCAGGGTACCCGAATCATGCAAGGAGTGCAGGACGCCAAGGTTTACGGAACGGGTTTACTCATTCAAAAAGCAGGCCGTTGGGGCTATTATCAGGATGGTGTATTTCGAATTCCTGTGAGCTATACTAACATCCGGGATCAAGGCAGTTTTTTGGCCTTAGAAAACCAGGATTCGATCGAGGTCTATTCTTATCCGGAAAAACGCATTACTACATCAGGAGAGGAGCTCATCCCTATTCAATTTGGGCACCGTACTTACATCAAGAATTACCTGCTAGGACGAGATTCTTTGTACCGGGTTTTGGATTACAAAGGTGTTCCGAGATGTGGTTGGCTGACTGAAGATACCTTGATCAACAATAGTGCTTGGCTGCAGATCGTGATGGAAGAGTACAGAAGGCCTCAAAACTTACCCGAAATCAGCTATATCGCGAAGTCTCATTTTTTTGCCAATTACCTGTTTCGGGGATCCATGATTTCAAGTGGATTTCAAAAGGGGAAAGAATCTCTGGTAAGCTTTACCGATGTAAAAAAGCACGGGCGAAGGCTGTACGAAACCCAGCGGATTTGGGAAGGAGGAATGCAAATCATTAAGCTGGATGATGTTTTGAAAGTGGACACCAACCTGCAACAGCAACTGATTACTCGTTTGCAAGCCCATACACGGCGAAATGGCCGGCAAGAGATGGTCTGCTTCCCCAAAGAACAAATGGACCTCATTTTGAACAGTTTTTCGGTAAACGAAAAGGGGCTTTATTTCCATTACGATGATAGTGATCGCTGGTCGGCTAATCAACTTTCGGTAAGGCTTCAGGTAGATTTTGCCGACCTTCAGGAATGGATCCGGGACGATAGCATTATCTGGCAATTTTTGGATCGCTCGAAAAGTCTTCATTCAAATCATTGA